The genomic stretch CTTCCCGTTCAGGTCATAAATCAGCGTGCGGCCTCCCCGGTTATAATACACCCGGTTCCCCAACATATGCACGTTACCATAGTAATTCGATGCCAGCACGGACAACTCAACAAGACGGCTTTCCAAATTCGTGAAATCATACACGACACCTTTGTCTTCACTCTCTTCCTTTTTATTCTTTTCTTTCACGGCTGTCTCCACCCGGACAACATCATTTTTAGGAGCGAACAATACCGGGGCATCCTTTGCCAAAGGCAAGATGTACACCTTATTCATATCATTGTACACGTGATTCCATTCCGTCCGTCCATACGTCGGGGAGAAAGTGCGGGCAGAAACAAACACCAAGTATTTCCCGTCCTCGCTGAAATTCGGCGAACTGGAACCGAACCACCCGTCGGTAACTTGGTGTTTCTCGCCACTTTCAACATGACACACGATGATGTTATCCATCGTCGTTTCCGGACGAACGTAAGTGATATATTTGCTATCAGGTGACCAGTTGTAGGACGTCATGGAACGGATTCCCGATTTTTCCACAATCTTCCGGTTCCCGCTTTCCACGTCGGATATATTCAACGTGTTCCCTTTTTCGCTCCAGAGAATTTTCTTGGAATCCGGGGACCATTCATAATTGAAGATATAACTTTTCAGATTCTTGATCAGTTTCCGTTCTTTTCCCGTCACCACATCCCGGAGATAAATATTGAATTCCCCGTCCTTGTCGGAAACGTAACTGATGTATTTTCCATCCGGAGACCAACCTGCCTGCATATCGTTAGCACCGGAAGAATTGGTTAAGTTATAGGTAATCCCCTCTTTCACGGGCAAAGAAAAAATATCCCCACGAGCAGCCACGACTACCCTCTCTCCACCGGGAGCAACCGCAATACTCGAAATCTGGCCACTTACATCAGTCAAGGTCGGACGAGAATAAACCTGATCGTTATCAATGTTTATCGTGATCTTGGATTCCTTGCCACTCTGCAAATCATACCCGTAAATATACCCTCCTTGCTCGTACACGATTAACTTGTCACCAATCGCGGGAAATTTTATATCGTATTCTTTATAAGATGTCAGTTGTTTATCCTCTTTCGTGTTCACGTTGTAGGCGTAAAGATTCATGATATCACCCCGGTCGGATATATAATATATAGTATTCCCGTCCGGGGACCACATCGGGAACACGTCCTGCCGTACGTTGCCGGTAATCCGTTCTGATTTCTTCGTGTTGAAATCAAACACCCGGATATCATCCGCCATACCACCTTGATAACGTTTCCACGCCCGGAATTCCCGGAAAATATAATTATAAGCTAATTTCTTTCCATCCGGGGAATAAGAGGCAAAACCGCCATTCTTTAAAGGTATTTCCTCGGACATCCCTCCCTCCACGGGAACCGTGAACAGTTGCCCGGTAAAATCGTTAAAGGTATATCTCCGGGAACGATAAAGAATCCGTTTACTATCCGGGGTCCAACCGATCACCACGTTGTTCGGACCCATGCGATCTCCCAGATCATCCCGTTTCAACGTGGCCGTATAAGTCAAGCGACGAGGTTCACCCCCTTCCACGGGGATGACAAATACTTCCGTGTTACCGTCATATTGCCCGGTGAAAGCGATATATTTTCCATCCGGGGAAATACGAGGAAACATCTCGTACCCCACGTGTGAGGTCAACCGACGGGCCGTTCCTCCCCCGGCTGAGACCAGATAAAGATCCCCGGCATACGAGAATACCAACTTGTTCCCCACGCTATGCGGAAACCTTAATAACCTTGCTTCCCCGGCCTGTACCCACAAACCGGCTAACAACACGCCTAATAAAAGAATAAACCTTCTCATAAAAATTGAAAATCGAGAATTAAAAATTGGGAATGACCCACTGGATCTTTCATCTAAAATCATAAATTATCAAGGACGTCCTTGATCACACGGGGGAAATGCTCGTATTCCAAGGCATGGACTTTCGTTGCCAGAGTCTCTGGCGTGTCCCCCGGAACGATGTCACATTTGGCCTGAAAAATAGTTGTCCCCTCGTCATAATGATTATCCACGTGATGAATCGTAATACCACTTTCCTTTTCCCCGGCAGCGATCACCGCCTCGTGTACTTTCATGCCGTACATACCCTTGCCCCCGTAAGAGGGCAACAAGGCCGGATGGATATTAATTACCCGGTCTGGATAAGCGTCGATGATAGCATCCGGCACCTTCCAGAGAAAACCCGCCAACACGATCAGATCAATATCCAATCGTTTCAATTCATTCAAAACCAGATCAGAACGAGAGAACTCTTCCCGTCCGAAAACAAATGTCGGCACACTTAAACGTTTTGCCCGTTCCAAAACATAGGCATCGGGTTTGTTACAAAACACAATTTTCACGACATTTTCGGTGTCATTTTTAAAATAATTAATGATATTTTCAGCGTTAGAACCTGAACCAGAGGCAAATATTGCTATTTTTTTCATCCTGTAATCTATTAAAAATCAAACGCATAAAGATAAGAAAACTTTATTCATGCCAAAAAATTTTCTAGGAAAAATAAATTCTCTAACTTTGCCCCCGAACTTAGAGAGTTATGTGCGTCTCTTGTAGACGCAAGTGTGAATTTAAAAAATGTCTAATTAAAATTTAAAGTTATGTCTGACATTCAAAACAGAGTTAAAGCTATCATTGTTGATAAATTAGGAGTTGACGAAAGTGAAGTTAAACCTGAAGCAACGTTTACTAACGACTTAGGAGCTGACTCTTTGGATACGGTAGAGTTGATCATGGAATTGGAAAAAGAATTCAACATCACTATTCCGGACGATCAAGCAGAGAAAATCGCTACCGTGGGCGATGCTATTGCATACGTTGAAGCTAACGCTCAATAATTTAATATTTTATCTATGAATTTCAAACGAGTAGTAATAACTGGTCTTGGAACTATTAATCCCTTGGGTCATAACGTGGCCGAATTTTGGGAGAACTTGAAAGGTGGCGTCAGCGGCGCCGGTCCTATTACTCGTTTTGATGCATCTAAATTTCGCACGCAATTCGCTTGCGAAGTTAAAAACTACGAGCCCACGGAATACTTCGACAAGAAGGAAGTCCGTAAAATGGATCTTTACAGCCAATTTGCCCTGATTTGTTCCAGGGAGGCCGTGAAAGATGCCGGACTCGATTTCTCGCAAGAGGACAGAAAGAGAATCGGTGTAATCTGGGGTGCAGGTATCGGTGGTTTGGATACGTTCTACGAAGAATGCAAAACTTTTGCATTAGGAGACGGAACTCCCAGATTCAACCCGTTCTTTATACCCAAGATGATTGCCAACATGGGTGGAGCCATGATCGCCATAGAAGAAGGCCTAAAGGGTCCGAACTACACGACGGTTTCAGCCTGCGCATCATCCGCACACTCGTTAGTAGATGCATTAAATCTGATCCGATTAGGAAAAGCAGACGTGATTCTTGCCGGTGGATCTGAAGCAGCCATTACCCCTCCGGGTGTAGGTGGTTTCAATTCCATGAAAGCTTTATCCACTCGTAATGATGATCCGAAAACAGCATCACGTCCTTTTGATGCTGACCGTGACGGATTTGTTATCGGCGAAGGCGGTGCTTGCTTAGTCGTAGAAGAGTACGAACATGCAGTAAAAAGAGGTGCTCACATCTACGCAGAACTTGCGGGAGGCGGAGCCAATTGCGATGCTTACCACATGACAGCCCCGGACCCGGAGGGAGAAGGTGCAGCTGATGTTATGTTACTCGCATTGGAAGATGCCGGACTAAGCCCGAAAGATGTTGATTATATCAACGTTCACGGAACGTCTACCGGACTGGGAGATGTGGCAGAACCTAAGGCCATTCAGAGAGCATTTGGTGAACACGCTTATGAACTGAACATCAGTTCCACCAAATCAATGACAGGACATTTATTAGGTGCCGCCGGTGCCTTGGAAGCAATCGCTTGTGTTCTGGCTGTGAAAAACAACATTGTACCTCCTACCATTAATTTCAGCAACCTTGATCCGGAACTGGATCCCAAGCTGAATTTCACGTTCAACAAGGCTCAAGAGAAAGAAATCAATGTAGCCATCAGTAACACTTTCGGTTTCGGAGGACACAATGCTTGCGTTGTATTCAAAAAGTAATCACTAACTAAAATTTTGGGGAAGTGATTAGTAAAATAATTCAATCCATAAAACTTTACCTTCACAGGAAGGAAAAGTTTTATGGATTGTCTATTTCGGAATGGGGATTTGTTCCCGGTAACAAGGGATTATACACCCTAGCATTGCTACATAAATCGGCGTCCAGATACACGAAAAGCGGAACCGTCTTGAATTACGAGCGTCTCGA from Butyricimonas virosa encodes the following:
- the purN gene encoding phosphoribosylglycinamide formyltransferase; amino-acid sequence: MKKIAIFASGSGSNAENIINYFKNDTENVVKIVFCNKPDAYVLERAKRLSVPTFVFGREEFSRSDLVLNELKRLDIDLIVLAGFLWKVPDAIIDAYPDRVINIHPALLPSYGGKGMYGMKVHEAVIAAGEKESGITIHHVDNHYDEGTTIFQAKCDIVPGDTPETLATKVHALEYEHFPRVIKDVLDNL
- the fabF gene encoding beta-ketoacyl-ACP synthase II; translated protein: MNFKRVVITGLGTINPLGHNVAEFWENLKGGVSGAGPITRFDASKFRTQFACEVKNYEPTEYFDKKEVRKMDLYSQFALICSREAVKDAGLDFSQEDRKRIGVIWGAGIGGLDTFYEECKTFALGDGTPRFNPFFIPKMIANMGGAMIAIEEGLKGPNYTTVSACASSAHSLVDALNLIRLGKADVILAGGSEAAITPPGVGGFNSMKALSTRNDDPKTASRPFDADRDGFVIGEGGACLVVEEYEHAVKRGAHIYAELAGGGANCDAYHMTAPDPEGEGAADVMLLALEDAGLSPKDVDYINVHGTSTGLGDVAEPKAIQRAFGEHAYELNISSTKSMTGHLLGAAGALEAIACVLAVKNNIVPPTINFSNLDPELDPKLNFTFNKAQEKEINVAISNTFGFGGHNACVVFKK
- a CDS encoding S41 family peptidase; translated protein: MRRFILLLGVLLAGLWVQAGEARLLRFPHSVGNKLVFSYAGDLYLVSAGGGTARRLTSHVGYEMFPRISPDGKYIAFTGQYDGNTEVFVIPVEGGEPRRLTYTATLKRDDLGDRMGPNNVVIGWTPDSKRILYRSRRYTFNDFTGQLFTVPVEGGMSEEIPLKNGGFASYSPDGKKLAYNYIFREFRAWKRYQGGMADDIRVFDFNTKKSERITGNVRQDVFPMWSPDGNTIYYISDRGDIMNLYAYNVNTKEDKQLTSYKEYDIKFPAIGDKLIVYEQGGYIYGYDLQSGKESKITINIDNDQVYSRPTLTDVSGQISSIAVAPGGERVVVAARGDIFSLPVKEGITYNLTNSSGANDMQAGWSPDGKYISYVSDKDGEFNIYLRDVVTGKERKLIKNLKSYIFNYEWSPDSKKILWSEKGNTLNISDVESGNRKIVEKSGIRSMTSYNWSPDSKYITYVRPETTMDNIIVCHVESGEKHQVTDGWFGSSSPNFSEDGKYLVFVSARTFSPTYGRTEWNHVYNDMNKVYILPLAKDAPVLFAPKNDVVRVETAVKEKNKKEESEDKGVVYDFTNLESRLVELSVLASNYYGNVHMLGNRVYYNRGGRTLIYDLNGKKETDMGGDIEFSPGYKKAIVSSGSAFQVEDLPVLSANVTSPVPTKGVKRVIDYHQEWMQIYNESWRQMRDFFYAKNMHGVDWDHVYEKYKVLVPYVNHRTDLTYIIGEMIAELSVGHAYSINGRVPMPERIDMGLLGAKFVKDKSGYFKVTELIEGANWDASTRSPLTMPGVEVKAGDYILAINGKSLKEVDNLFSELIDMADKTVELTVNTTPTEKEARNVLVVPLADESKLYYYNWVQNNIRKVNEATNGEVGYIHIPDMGVDGLNEFVKHYYPQLNKKALIIDDRGNGGGNVSPMITERLMRTPTFYTMHTNQTAGSVNPVGTFLGPKVLLVNEYSASDGDLFPYRFKYNHLGTIIGRRTWGGVVGYSGSIRVVDDGSIVTPSYAPFAADGSEFIIEGTGVAPHVDIENDPYLEYNGEDQQLNKAIQVILEKLKTEKKEIPSIPAFPNKAAKKK
- a CDS encoding acyl carrier protein encodes the protein MSDIQNRVKAIIVDKLGVDESEVKPEATFTNDLGADSLDTVELIMELEKEFNITIPDDQAEKIATVGDAIAYVEANAQ